A genomic region of Cannabis sativa cultivar Pink pepper isolate KNU-18-1 chromosome 1, ASM2916894v1, whole genome shotgun sequence contains the following coding sequences:
- the LOC115708036 gene encoding peptide-N4-(N-acetyl-beta-glucosaminyl)asparagine amidase A-like has protein sequence MNRRVSLFHLLILVLLNPISSVPSSPDRFTKSHSYSSSNLERKSSQEYFELAQPLPSDDLTPSLTVTVLRHSFANTINGPPFSTPYSPPSDCPPPWSFVVLEFRAKCKGEQYDRIAALWLGGVEILRTSTAEPTECGIFWKVRKDVTRYSSLLSRQELDLTMMLENVVNKEYTGVYHVEVDFLYYNVSAINEPKLRLPISIENLELDSEDSKLGLDSFELDANFGISDEEPADMIIPIADSGERGFWFRVESELELKSREIQFPKNTRRAVVELYVSFHGNDEFWYSNPPNSYITMNNLDTARGNGGFREVFVTIDGEIIGSEIPLPVIFTGGINPLFWEPVVAIGAFNLPSYDFELTPFLGKLLDKKVHKLGIGVSDAISYWLVDANLHLWLDPKSESVEAKSSFDENPVFEIERNSEFKKLDGSSKVKAERKTQHTGWVKWSGGNYTTTSTHNYKFKSKIRFRNNGASKSVKQKIKGSRKVVIRDVGNRKIVAMESVKRRYPLKLFTETRPGRRENTYLLLTNVSHALKEKRFHGGYLRRLQNSQVSGGWMEVKDHSVISGNAYTNQTFIYRDKYGSYSTIVDSENGKIIRNSTTLGSLPLLSS, from the coding sequence atgaaCAGAAGAGTCTCTCTATTTCACCTACTAATTTTGGTGTTGCTCAATCCAATCTCGTCAGTCCCATCCTCGCCTGACCGTTTCACCAAGTCTCACTCGTACTCGTCCTCTAATCTCGAACGCAAATCATCACAAGAGTACTTTGAGTTGGCCCAACCTCTACCGTCCGATGATCTGACCCCATCGTTGACCGTAACAGTCTTACGCCACTCCTTCGCTAATACCATCAACGGCCCTCCATTCTCCACCCCTTACTCTCCGCCGTCCGATTGCCCTCCACCATGGTCCTTCGTCGTTCTCGAGTTTCGTGCCAAATGCAAAGGAGAACAGTACGACCGCATCGCCGCACTTTGGCTCGGCGGCGTCGAGATCCTCAGAACCAGCACAGCCGAGCCGACTGAGTGTGGAATCTTCTGGAAGGTTCGGAAGGATGTTACCAGGTactcttctcttctctctcgTCAAGAACTAGACCTTACTATGATGCTCGAAAACGTAGTCAACAAAGAATACACCGGCGTTTACCACGTCGAGGTCGACTTTCTCTATTACAATGTCTCAGCAATCAACGAGCCCAAGCTCAGGCTTCCGATTTCGATTGAGAATCTAGAGCTTGATAGTGAAGACTCGAAATTAGGCTTGGATTCTTTTGAATTAGATGCAAACTTCGGGATTTCAGATGAGGAGCCGGCGGATATGATTATTCCGATAGCCGATTCCGGAGAAAGGGGATTTTGGTTCAGAGTTGAGAGCGAGTTGGAGTTGAAATCGAGGGAAATTCAATTCCCTAAAAACACTCGCCGAGCTGTAGTGGAATTGTATGTGTCGTTTCATGGAAACGACGAATTTTGGTACTCGAATCCTCCGAATTCTTATATCACTATGAACAACTTAGATACAGCTCGGGGAAATGGAGGTTTCCGAGAGGTTTTTGTGACCATCGATGGAGAGATAATCGGGTCAGAAATTCCTTTACCAGTGATCTTCACCGGTGGGATCAATCCATTGTTCTGGGAACCGGTTGTAGCGATTGGAGCATTCAATCTCCCTTCGTATGATTTTGAATTGACGCCATTTTTGGGAAAACTTCTGGACAAGAAAGTTCATAAACTCGGAATTGGGGTCTCCGATGCTATCTCATATTGGCTTGTTGATGCCAATTTACACCTTTGGTTAGACCCCAAATCGGAATCAGTTGAAGCCAAATCAAGTTTTGATGAAAACCCAGTTTTTGAAATCGAGAGAAATTCGGAGTTCAAGAAACTTGATGGGTCTTCCAAGGTGAAAGCTGAGAGGAAGACCCAACACACGGGGTGGGTTAAGTGGAGTGGTGGAAATTACACCACTACATCCACTCACAACTACAAGTTCAAGTCCAAAATCAGATTCCGGAACAATGGAGCCTCCAAATCTGTTAAGCAAAAAATCAAGGGAAGCAGAAAAGTTGTGATTAGAGACGTGGGCAATAGAAAAATAGTAGCCATGGAAAGCGTCAAGAGAAGATACCCTTTGAAACTCTTCACTGAAACACGGCCGGGTAGGCGTGAGAACACCTATTTGCTATTGACGAATGTGTCTCATGCCTTGAAGGAGAAGCGTTTTCATGGCGGCTATCTGAGGCGACTCCAGAATAGTCAGGTGTCCGGGGGATGGATGGAGGTGAAGGATCATTCTGTTATTTCCGGTAATGCTTATACCAATCAGACTTTTATTTACAGAGACAAGTATGGTTCTTATTCCACAATTGTAGACTccgaaaatggcaaaattattaGAAACAGTACAACCCTCGGAAGTTTGCCTTTACTGTCATCGTAA
- the LOC115704248 gene encoding protein MID1-COMPLEMENTING ACTIVITY 1-like has product MGVTLTSAIVSSARNAVTHRRNCEQLAEHVRVIDKLLGKLKSTDLINLPAVKEPLDGLEEALKKAVELVDSCRDNSCLYMVAMGWTVVYQFRHIQHEIDRYLRLVPLISLVHEFRMQNLKEGLEALEKDNKKEYTLEQEDIEAHNVILKPERTKKDADILEKSLSCKYPDLGFDQALQHEREKLNVELIRSRTLNHLDQCRVIEHLIDVTENVVNVVLPGKNVDKIVTTTNYDVASSGYITNSKTSYEEVSKSEWQADLFGCCSEPCLSLKTFLYPCGAFSWIANVVSKGKISREKAINNLVRYSIFGGCCCYTFCIRRNLRQRFNIEGGSCDDFLTHLICCCCAMVQERRELELRNFEGCQGKEMIPPPFQYMKS; this is encoded by the exons ATGGGAGTAACGCTAACGAGCGCGATCGTATCCTCGGCGCGCAACGCCGTGACGCACCGGCGAAACTGCGAGCAGCTGGCGGAGCACGTGAGAGTGATCGACAAGTTACTTGGGAAGCTGAAATCAACGGACCTGATCAATCTCCCCGCCGTAAAGGAGCCGTTGGATGGGTTAGAAGAGGCCCTGAAGAAAGCGGTGGAGTTGGTTGACAGTTGTAGAGACAACAGTTGTCTCTACATGGTTGCCATGGGGTGGACCGTAGTCTATCAGTTCCGTCACATTCAACACGAGATTGACCGATATCTTAGACTCGTCCCCTTGATTTCTTTGGTCCATGAGTTTCGAATGCAG AATCTGAAAGAAGGGTTAGAAGCATTAGAGAAGGATAATAAAAAGGAATACACACTTGAGCAAGAGGACATTGAAGCTCATAATGTGATTCTTAAACCAGAGAGAACAAAGAAAGATGCAGACATATTAGAGAAATCTCTGTCTTGTAAGTATCcagatttgggttttgatcaGGCACTTCAACATGAGAGGGAGAAGCTCAATGTTGAGTTGATTCGATCAAGAACACTAAACCATCTCGACCAGTGCCGAGTCATTGAACACCTTATCGATGTCACTGAGAATGTGGTGAATGTAGTTCTTCCTGGAAAAAATGTTGACAAAATTGTTACCACTACTAATTATGATGTTGCATCATCAGG GTACATAACCAATTCAAAAACCAGCTATGAAGAAGTTAGTAAGTCAGAATGGCAGGCTGATCTTTTCGGTTGCTGCAGTGAGCCTTGTCTTA GTTTGAAGACTTTTCTTTATCCCTGCGGAGCATTTTCATGGATAGCAAATGTAGTTTCCAAAGGAAAAATAT CTCGTGAAAAAGCAATAAACAATCTAGTGAGATACTCTATATTTGGCGGTTGTTGCTGTTACACTTTCTGTATTAGAAGGAATTTGAGGCAACGTTTTAACATAGAG GGTGGTTCTTGTGATGACTTCTTAACTCACCTCATATGCTGCTGCTGTGCAATGGTTCAAGAAAGGCGTGAGCTTGAACTTAGAAACTTTGAGG GTTGCCAAGGAAAAGAGATGATTCCTCCTCCATTCCAATACATGAAGTCATAA